From Streptomyces asiaticus, one genomic window encodes:
- a CDS encoding DUF6296 family protein, which yields MRSRERYELVFLDTAAPDPGAEDVVVVHRTESSGPGGHPVYVDDTGIVRAEISDRAEVRMIASGGHQVHAAAVSARPVS from the coding sequence ATGCGGAGCCGAGAGCGGTATGAGCTGGTCTTCCTGGATACGGCCGCCCCGGACCCGGGAGCCGAGGACGTCGTGGTGGTGCACCGCACGGAGAGCAGCGGTCCGGGCGGCCACCCCGTGTACGTGGACGACACCGGCATCGTGCGGGCGGAGATCAGCGACCGCGCGGAGGTACGGATGATCGCCAGCGGCGGTCATCAGGTGCACGCCGCCGCGGTCAGCGCCCGCCCGGTGTCCTGA
- a CDS encoding sigma-70 family RNA polymerase sigma factor codes for MSDVASVDGAAGVELQLEPYRTQLTGYCYRMLGSAFEAEDAVQETMVRAWRGLDRFEGRSALRSWLYRIATNVCLDMLSGSKRRARPMDLTSAATPFPATLAEQPEATWIGPVPDGQVLPDGGDPAEVAAQRDAVRLAFIAALQHLAPRQRAVLILREVLAWKASEVAELLGTTVASVNSALQRARATLAASQVSDSDPVKPLDEEQRALLARYVDAFERYDLDSLTALLHEDATLSMPPYELWLRGHEDIRQWLVGHGIGCRGSRLVPTVANGMPAFGQYRPGGADGRHEPWALQVLEISGGRITGLNSFLDTERLFPLFGLPAWLGPEGVA; via the coding sequence ATGAGTGATGTGGCGTCGGTGGACGGCGCGGCCGGTGTCGAGCTCCAGCTGGAGCCGTACCGCACGCAGCTGACCGGTTACTGCTATCGGATGCTGGGCTCGGCCTTCGAGGCCGAGGACGCGGTGCAGGAGACGATGGTGCGCGCCTGGCGGGGCCTGGACCGCTTCGAGGGCCGGTCCGCGCTGCGGTCGTGGCTCTACCGCATCGCCACCAATGTGTGCCTGGACATGCTCAGCGGGAGCAAGCGGCGGGCCCGCCCCATGGATCTGACCTCCGCGGCCACCCCGTTCCCGGCCACGCTCGCCGAGCAGCCGGAGGCCACCTGGATCGGGCCGGTCCCGGACGGCCAGGTGCTGCCGGACGGGGGAGACCCCGCCGAGGTGGCGGCCCAGCGGGACGCGGTGCGGCTCGCGTTCATCGCCGCGCTCCAGCACCTGGCGCCCCGGCAGCGGGCGGTGCTGATCCTGCGCGAGGTGCTGGCCTGGAAGGCGAGCGAGGTCGCCGAGCTGCTGGGCACCACGGTCGCGTCGGTCAACAGCGCGCTCCAGCGCGCCCGGGCCACCCTCGCCGCGAGCCAGGTCAGCGACTCCGACCCGGTCAAGCCGCTGGACGAGGAGCAGCGTGCGCTGCTGGCCCGCTATGTGGACGCCTTCGAGCGCTATGACCTGGACTCCCTCACCGCCCTGCTGCACGAGGACGCCACGCTCTCCATGCCGCCGTACGAGCTGTGGCTGCGCGGCCACGAGGACATCCGCCAGTGGCTGGTGGGCCATGGCATCGGCTGCCGCGGCTCCCGCCTGGTCCCGACCGTGGCCAACGGCATGCCCGCCTTCGGCCAGTACCGCCCGGGCGGCGCCGACGGCCGCCATGAGCCCTGGGCGCTTCAGGTCCTGGAGATATCAGGGGGCCGGATCACCGGGCTCAACTCCTTCCTGGACACCGAGCGCCTCTTCCCGCTGTTCGGCCTCCCCGCCTGGCTCGGGCCCGAGGGCGTGGCCTAA
- a CDS encoding LuxR C-terminal-related transcriptional regulator, whose amino-acid sequence MPGQAVSAASRHATGMATLAPDLHVVAGDEDFFRHFGASSAELCGRSLFDLLHPSSPSVLREHFSRLHDGRRTRFTERVLGYHSRGRVFSGKLTGTAIQGRSDRLAAIVVMVKPDDERPEEEPTTTSQKLLSPLEARILEGVATGASTVQMAAKLYLSRQGVEYHVGSMLRKMKAPNRAALVSRAYAAGMLTVGTWPARVRPEFIK is encoded by the coding sequence GTGCCCGGACAGGCAGTGTCCGCCGCCTCGCGGCACGCCACCGGAATGGCCACCCTCGCCCCCGACCTCCATGTGGTGGCCGGGGACGAGGACTTCTTCCGACACTTCGGCGCCTCGTCCGCCGAGTTGTGCGGCCGCAGCCTGTTCGACCTGCTGCACCCCAGCTCCCCCTCCGTCCTGCGGGAACACTTCTCGCGACTGCACGACGGGCGGCGCACCCGCTTCACCGAGCGCGTCCTCGGCTACCACTCACGGGGCCGGGTGTTCTCGGGAAAGCTGACCGGCACGGCCATCCAGGGCCGGTCCGACCGACTCGCGGCCATCGTCGTGATGGTCAAACCGGATGACGAACGACCCGAGGAGGAACCAACCACCACCAGCCAGAAGTTGCTGTCGCCACTGGAGGCCCGGATACTCGAGGGCGTGGCCACCGGAGCGTCGACCGTGCAGATGGCCGCCAAGCTCTATCTCAGCAGACAGGGCGTCGAATACCACGTGGGATCCATGTTGCGGAAGATGAAGGCCCCCAACCGGGCGGCATTGGTCTCGCGTGCCTACGCGGCCGGCATGCTGACCGTCGGCACCTGGCCGGCCCGTGTTCGCCCGGAATTCATCAAGTAA
- a CDS encoding sensor histidine kinase, with product MALRWRIVALVAAATCAAAAAVGILVHYASRDRELSQARDGARTTLDRAAVIYARTGGVQGSGAVLDAPGLPADLRRLVDKGHQGTEFTTGPGGPAMWAARPADDQVLSVRLDMSTAMRDIGALDANIILAGLMTTAVVLPLGVLTAERMSRRLRLAAATARRIAAGDLDARISPATRPHDEIAEISGAVDSMAAALQERLLDEQRFTADVAHELRTPLMGLVTAAELLPPGEAAGYVRDRVRVLSTLVEELLEISRLDAGAEEADLSPCPLGPVLEEAIAGTGLSARLRTGAAEDSGKENSEREELEDTGQRDAADGPKVWTDPRRLTRIVANLVVNAHRHGREPVEVTVAADGRTVTVRDHGTGFPDDLLEKGPQRFRTGVRERGRGHGLGLTIAVGQAQVIGATLEFGNAPDGGAVATLRLPERPESPEPGPIHG from the coding sequence ATGGCGCTGAGATGGCGGATCGTCGCCCTGGTGGCGGCGGCGACGTGTGCCGCCGCGGCCGCGGTGGGCATCCTGGTGCACTACGCCTCGCGGGACCGCGAACTGTCCCAGGCGCGCGACGGGGCGCGGACCACACTCGACCGCGCCGCGGTCATCTACGCCCGCACCGGCGGCGTCCAGGGCTCCGGCGCGGTGCTGGACGCGCCCGGGCTCCCCGCGGATCTGCGGCGCCTGGTGGACAAGGGCCATCAGGGCACCGAGTTCACCACCGGCCCGGGCGGACCCGCGATGTGGGCGGCCCGGCCCGCCGATGACCAAGTCCTGTCCGTACGCCTGGACATGAGCACCGCGATGCGCGACATCGGCGCGCTGGACGCCAACATCATCCTGGCCGGGCTGATGACCACCGCCGTGGTGCTGCCGCTGGGTGTGCTGACCGCCGAGCGGATGAGCCGGCGGCTGCGGCTGGCAGCGGCCACCGCGCGGCGGATCGCGGCCGGGGACCTGGACGCCCGGATCTCCCCCGCCACCCGCCCGCACGACGAGATCGCCGAGATCTCCGGGGCCGTGGACTCGATGGCCGCCGCGCTCCAGGAGCGGCTGCTCGACGAGCAGCGGTTCACCGCCGATGTGGCGCATGAGCTGCGCACTCCGCTGATGGGTCTGGTCACCGCCGCCGAGCTGCTCCCGCCGGGCGAGGCGGCCGGGTATGTGCGGGACCGGGTGCGGGTGCTGAGCACGCTGGTCGAGGAGCTGCTGGAGATCTCCCGGCTGGACGCGGGGGCGGAGGAGGCCGATCTGTCCCCCTGCCCCCTGGGGCCGGTGCTCGAGGAGGCCATCGCGGGCACCGGGCTGTCGGCGCGGCTGCGGACCGGCGCGGCGGAGGACAGCGGGAAGGAGAACAGCGAGCGGGAGGAGCTCGAGGACACCGGACAGCGGGACGCCGCGGACGGCCCGAAGGTGTGGACGGATCCCCGTCGGCTGACCCGTATCGTCGCCAATCTCGTGGTCAACGCCCATCGTCACGGCCGCGAACCGGTCGAGGTGACGGTGGCGGCGGACGGCCGGACCGTGACGGTCCGCGACCACGGCACCGGCTTTCCGGACGATCTGCTGGAGAAGGGCCCGCAGCGGTTCCGCACCGGGGTCCGGGAGCGGGGCCGGGGCCATGGTCTCGGGCTGACCATCGCGGTCGGTCAGGCTCAGGTCATCGGCGCCACGCTGGAGTTCGGCAACGCACCGGACGGTGGCGCGGTCGCCACGCTGCGCCTGCCCGAGCGGCCCGAATCGCCGGAGCCGGGACCGATACACGGCTGA
- a CDS encoding transglycosylase domain-containing protein, giving the protein MAGPLTALRVRFTPDSEQTPRDTRPPGRRRGARGSGRRKRTGIRRFFTWRKLLAYVAALCALLIGAFTVLYYSIDIPKANAQAKAQSNVYKFSDGTILARTGEINREMVTLDRVPTGVQHAFVAAENKSFYKDSGVDPTGILRGLVNTVTGKGTQGGSTITQQYVKNYYLSQEQTATRKIKELVISLKVDQRNSKEDILAGYLNTSYFGRVAYGVQAAARAYYDKDVDDLTVEQGAYLAALVQAPSQYDWAVASPKAKRLVTRRWNYVLDNMVDMHWLDPAERKRMRFPVPVAPEPAPGLGGQAGYLVDAARNELIASGVSEQELAAGGWTITLNVDPAKQRALEETMHQGLDGSAKGERARADAAATQGGAVSVDPRNGRIVALYGGRDYTRHYLSNAARGDYQVGAVFEPVTTAASLDAKMRDGATADGLPEVKRTAGALGMDTDGDGFATKESVGLGLMGSSPLRMAGVYASFDHEGKRVTPSIVKSARRGGKTAGPPKAVGDQAIAPAAAQLITRSLIEDGGASAVRAVKRPSAGKGGVSDDKRAAWYVGYTPDLVTAVALFGEDAKKRKQIPLRNARVQRVADLWSDYTGRALGDAPPAWFDFGPGSGAVPLPAETAPIAP; this is encoded by the coding sequence ATGGCAGGTCCCCTGACGGCACTACGCGTACGGTTCACACCGGACTCGGAGCAGACGCCGCGGGACACCAGACCCCCGGGCCGACGGCGCGGAGCGAGAGGAAGCGGGAGGCGGAAGCGGACCGGCATCCGGCGGTTCTTCACCTGGCGGAAGCTGCTCGCCTATGTGGCCGCCCTGTGCGCCCTGCTGATCGGGGCGTTCACGGTGCTCTACTACTCGATCGACATCCCCAAGGCCAACGCCCAGGCGAAGGCGCAGAGCAACGTCTACAAGTTCAGCGACGGCACGATCCTCGCCCGCACCGGCGAGATCAACCGCGAGATGGTCACCCTCGACCGGGTGCCCACGGGTGTCCAGCACGCGTTCGTGGCGGCCGAGAACAAGTCCTTCTACAAGGACTCGGGCGTGGACCCGACGGGCATCCTGCGGGGGCTGGTCAACACCGTGACGGGCAAGGGCACTCAGGGCGGCTCGACCATCACCCAGCAGTACGTCAAGAACTACTACCTGAGCCAGGAGCAGACCGCCACCCGCAAGATCAAGGAGCTGGTGATCTCCCTCAAGGTCGATCAGCGCAACTCCAAGGAGGACATCCTCGCGGGGTATCTGAACACCAGCTACTTCGGCCGCGTCGCCTACGGCGTCCAGGCCGCCGCCCGCGCGTACTACGACAAGGACGTGGACGACCTCACCGTCGAGCAGGGCGCCTACCTCGCGGCGCTGGTGCAGGCCCCGAGCCAGTACGACTGGGCCGTCGCGAGCCCCAAGGCGAAGCGCCTGGTCACCCGGCGCTGGAACTACGTCCTGGACAACATGGTCGACATGCACTGGCTGGACCCCGCGGAGCGGAAGCGGATGCGCTTCCCCGTGCCGGTGGCCCCCGAGCCCGCCCCCGGTCTCGGCGGCCAGGCCGGGTATCTCGTGGACGCGGCCCGCAATGAGCTGATCGCCTCCGGCGTCAGCGAACAGGAACTCGCCGCGGGCGGCTGGACCATCACCCTCAACGTCGATCCGGCCAAACAGCGGGCGCTGGAGGAGACGATGCACCAGGGGCTCGACGGCTCCGCCAAGGGCGAGCGGGCCCGCGCGGACGCGGCCGCCACCCAGGGCGGCGCGGTATCGGTGGACCCGAGGAACGGGCGGATCGTCGCGCTCTACGGCGGCCGGGACTACACCCGGCACTATCTGTCCAACGCGGCCCGCGGCGACTACCAGGTGGGCGCCGTCTTCGAACCGGTCACCACCGCCGCGTCCCTGGACGCCAAGATGCGGGACGGGGCCACCGCAGACGGACTGCCGGAGGTCAAGCGCACCGCCGGGGCGCTGGGCATGGACACCGACGGCGACGGCTTCGCCACCAAGGAGTCGGTCGGGCTGGGGCTGATGGGCTCGAGCCCGCTGAGGATGGCCGGTGTCTACGCCTCGTTCGACCACGAGGGCAAGCGGGTCACCCCGAGCATCGTGAAGTCCGCCCGGCGCGGCGGCAAGACGGCCGGGCCGCCGAAGGCGGTGGGCGACCAGGCGATCGCCCCCGCGGCCGCCCAGCTGATCACCCGGAGCCTCATCGAGGACGGCGGGGCGAGCGCGGTACGCGCCGTCAAACGGCCCTCGGCGGGCAAGGGCGGGGTCTCCGACGACAAGAGGGCCGCCTGGTACGTCGGTTACACCCCGGACCTGGTCACCGCGGTCGCCCTCTTCGGCGAGGACGCCAAGAAGCGGAAGCAGATCCCCTTGCGGAACGCCCGTGTCCAGCGGGTCGCCGACCTCTGGAGCGACTACACCGGCCGGGCGCTGGGCGACGCACCCCCGGCCTGGTTCGACTTCGGCCCCGGGTCGGGGGCGGTTCCGCTCCCGGCCGAGACGGCGCCTATCGCACCGTGA
- a CDS encoding cation-translocating P-type ATPase gives MSPLPSLSALRLPLPSSLLLAPIKSGVAAGVRDAAGAVGRLVRPSERGIWSYPGRYYIEVRGVHGIGGEQVARRVERALEEHPRVRWARVNSPSERVVVAVGKPPPSELDLIARIERAEVQEPVGPTEEFDEWAPEPRHPSGGARDAQSLAVVAADVVGLSVATALRLAPWLKLPTEVAAGMSVIQNHPRLRRLALAITRGRPTEPTLPVLSALTQGVATRGGGLALDLIQRMALWREAEAEGRAWAAMEPHLVHGPQDVVAEPIVVERPGPSPKDTVERFAERSMAVGAVAGLLTAPFAGPRRGFAVGFSSVPRAPGAGREGFATSLGRFLALRGVLAMDRSSLRRLGRVDTVVLDEAALRGDRYEPIDLELLGGADPERTAERLFDLFDPDEPLETRRDNGWVLGPLDRLELTGRTGQQTAARLRRRGSERVLGLARRSKLQAVVGLAPQTVPGAGAVAAAARRAGARIVLATDRQQPTDITFADAVVPSGGRLVASVRSLQADGAVVLLLSGNRRALGAADCGIGVHRDGEPPAWGAHLLVGADLESAGLIVDAVGVAARVDRESALLSAGGSAIGAVAALQAPPDQATARGAASGTTAGTLAFALGNWRARQLLARPMDPPVTTTPWYLMPVPRVLERLRTGPDGLTPEEAAARTAQGPRRGEPSGTTLPAAFIEELANPLTPVLAAGAALAAAVGSRTDAALVAAITGVSALVGGFQRVRTERALSELFARSAIGARVRRGGAERLVTAGDLVPGDIVVLGPEDVVPADCRVLEAEGLEVDESSLTGESLPVHKSPSPVVGAHITQRRSMLYEGTTVSAGRAEAVVVATGPATEVGRSLATARQAAPVTGVEARLTALTRSSVPIAVGSAAAVAGAGLLHGLPPTENLASAVNLAVASVPEGLPFLVNAAQLAAARRLADLGALVRNPRTIEALGRADVLCFDKTGTLTEGTLQLAAVSDGGGPLPADRLDAPRKAVLAAALRATPPARQAEPMAHQTDRAVSVGARRAGVGVRRGAPRWRRTDSLPFEPSRAYHATAGRTPHGALLSVKGAPEGVLERVARRRAPGTGRTVPLDAEDIKKLADAAEELAGAGRRVLAVAERPMREGEDLTDDTVRDLDFLGFIALADPVRTSAGPATERLREAGVQTVMLTGDHPATADAIAATVMGVPEPKVSTGPELDEMDDERLDELLPTVDVIARCSPHHKVRIVQAYQRLGRVVAMTGDGANDAPAIRLADVGIALGRRGTPAATAAADLVVTDDRLETIVSALMEGRAMWASVRAALAILIGGNFGEVTFSVAASALTGTTPLSARQIMLVNLLTDLAPALAIAVREPTGHTGERLLKEGPSRSLGVSLTKEMLLRGVITAAGAGLAWTGARVTGRRRRASTVALAALVGTQLAQTLTTGGLDRHVLIAGLGSAAVLAAIVQTPGVSQFFDCTPLGPFAWAITLGSITVATLFGPILAPMLRLDRMPPEEEAEEGRTDAADGPAAAAPR, from the coding sequence ATGTCACCGCTGCCGTCGTTGTCAGCACTGCGTCTGCCCCTGCCGTCCTCGCTGCTGCTCGCGCCCATCAAAAGCGGTGTGGCCGCGGGCGTGCGGGATGCCGCCGGAGCCGTCGGACGGCTGGTCCGGCCCTCCGAGCGCGGGATCTGGTCCTACCCCGGGCGGTACTACATCGAGGTCCGCGGGGTGCACGGCATCGGCGGCGAGCAGGTGGCCCGCCGGGTGGAGCGGGCGCTCGAGGAGCATCCGCGGGTGCGGTGGGCACGGGTGAACTCGCCCTCCGAGCGGGTCGTGGTGGCCGTGGGCAAGCCGCCCCCGTCCGAGCTGGATCTGATCGCCCGGATCGAGCGCGCGGAGGTCCAGGAGCCCGTCGGGCCCACCGAGGAGTTCGACGAATGGGCCCCCGAGCCGCGCCACCCCTCCGGCGGTGCCAGGGACGCCCAGTCGCTGGCCGTCGTGGCCGCGGACGTCGTGGGGCTGAGCGTGGCGACCGCCCTGCGGCTGGCCCCCTGGCTCAAGCTGCCCACCGAGGTGGCCGCCGGCATGTCCGTCATCCAGAACCACCCCCGCCTGCGGCGCCTCGCCCTGGCCATCACCCGAGGCCGGCCGACCGAGCCGACGCTGCCGGTGCTGAGCGCGCTGACCCAGGGCGTGGCCACCCGGGGCGGGGGGCTCGCGCTCGACCTCATCCAGCGGATGGCCCTGTGGCGGGAGGCGGAGGCGGAGGGCCGGGCCTGGGCCGCGATGGAGCCGCACCTGGTGCACGGCCCCCAGGACGTGGTGGCCGAGCCCATCGTGGTCGAGCGGCCCGGACCGTCCCCCAAGGACACCGTGGAGCGCTTCGCGGAGCGCTCCATGGCGGTGGGGGCCGTGGCCGGCCTCCTCACCGCGCCCTTCGCCGGCCCGCGCCGCGGTTTCGCCGTCGGGTTCTCCTCCGTGCCCAGGGCGCCGGGGGCGGGCCGGGAGGGGTTCGCGACCAGCCTCGGCCGGTTCCTGGCGCTGCGCGGCGTCCTGGCCATGGACCGCAGCTCGCTGCGGCGGCTGGGCCGGGTCGACACCGTGGTGCTGGACGAGGCGGCGCTGCGCGGCGACCGCTACGAGCCCATCGACCTGGAACTCCTCGGCGGCGCCGACCCCGAGCGGACCGCCGAGCGGCTCTTCGACCTCTTCGACCCCGATGAGCCCCTGGAGACCCGCCGCGACAACGGATGGGTGCTCGGTCCCCTGGACCGGCTGGAGCTGACGGGCCGCACCGGGCAGCAGACCGCGGCGAGGCTCCGGCGCAGGGGCAGCGAGCGGGTGCTCGGCCTGGCCCGGCGGAGCAAGCTCCAGGCGGTGGTGGGCCTCGCGCCACAGACCGTGCCGGGCGCCGGGGCCGTGGCGGCCGCCGCCCGCCGGGCGGGGGCGCGCATCGTCCTGGCCACCGACCGGCAGCAGCCCACGGACATCACCTTCGCCGACGCGGTGGTTCCCTCCGGCGGCCGCCTGGTGGCCTCCGTACGCTCCCTCCAGGCCGACGGCGCCGTGGTGCTGCTGCTCTCCGGCAACCGCCGGGCCCTGGGAGCCGCCGACTGCGGCATCGGGGTGCACCGCGACGGCGAACCCCCGGCCTGGGGCGCGCATCTGCTCGTCGGCGCCGACCTGGAGTCGGCCGGGCTCATCGTGGACGCCGTCGGCGTGGCCGCGCGGGTCGACCGGGAGAGCGCCCTGCTGTCCGCCGGCGGCAGCGCCATCGGCGCGGTGGCCGCCCTCCAGGCGCCCCCGGACCAGGCCACCGCGCGCGGCGCGGCGTCGGGCACCACCGCGGGGACCCTGGCCTTCGCCCTGGGCAACTGGCGGGCGCGCCAGCTCCTGGCCCGCCCCATGGACCCGCCGGTGACCACCACCCCCTGGTATCTGATGCCGGTCCCCCGGGTGCTGGAGCGGCTGCGGACCGGGCCCGACGGGCTGACCCCGGAGGAGGCGGCAGCCCGCACCGCGCAGGGGCCGCGCCGGGGCGAGCCCTCCGGCACCACCCTGCCCGCCGCGTTCATCGAGGAGCTGGCCAACCCGCTCACCCCGGTCCTGGCCGCCGGAGCCGCCCTGGCCGCCGCCGTGGGCTCGCGCACCGACGCCGCGCTGGTGGCCGCCATCACCGGCGTCTCCGCGCTCGTCGGCGGATTCCAGCGGGTCAGGACGGAGCGGGCGCTGTCCGAGTTGTTCGCCCGGTCGGCGATCGGCGCCCGGGTCCGCAGGGGCGGTGCGGAACGCCTGGTGACCGCCGGGGACCTGGTCCCCGGCGACATCGTCGTGCTGGGCCCGGAGGACGTGGTGCCCGCCGACTGCCGGGTGCTGGAGGCCGAGGGGCTCGAGGTCGACGAGTCCTCGCTGACCGGCGAGTCCCTCCCCGTGCACAAGTCCCCGTCACCGGTCGTCGGCGCCCACATCACCCAGCGCCGGTCGATGCTCTACGAGGGCACCACGGTCTCCGCGGGGCGGGCGGAGGCCGTCGTCGTGGCCACCGGACCGGCCACCGAGGTCGGCCGCAGCCTGGCCACCGCCCGCCAGGCCGCCCCGGTCACCGGTGTCGAGGCCCGGCTGACCGCGCTCACCCGCTCCAGCGTGCCCATCGCGGTCGGGTCCGCCGCCGCGGTCGCCGGCGCCGGACTGCTGCACGGCCTGCCGCCCACCGAGAACCTCGCCTCCGCCGTCAACCTCGCCGTGGCGTCCGTCCCCGAGGGACTTCCGTTCCTGGTCAACGCAGCCCAGCTGGCCGCCGCCCGGCGGCTGGCCGACCTCGGCGCCCTGGTCCGCAACCCCCGCACCATCGAGGCCCTCGGCCGCGCCGACGTGCTGTGCTTCGACAAGACCGGAACCCTCACCGAGGGCACCCTCCAGCTCGCCGCGGTCAGCGACGGCGGCGGCCCGCTCCCCGCCGACCGGCTCGACGCGCCCCGTAAGGCGGTGCTCGCCGCCGCCCTGCGCGCGACCCCGCCGGCCCGCCAGGCCGAGCCCATGGCGCACCAGACCGACCGCGCGGTGAGCGTCGGAGCCCGCCGGGCCGGGGTCGGGGTGCGGCGCGGGGCGCCCCGCTGGCGCCGTACCGACTCGCTGCCGTTCGAACCCTCCCGCGCCTACCACGCCACCGCCGGGCGCACCCCGCACGGCGCCCTGCTCAGCGTCAAAGGGGCGCCCGAGGGCGTCCTGGAGCGGGTCGCCCGGCGGCGCGCACCGGGCACCGGACGGACCGTCCCACTGGACGCGGAGGACATCAAGAAGCTGGCCGACGCCGCCGAGGAGCTGGCCGGGGCGGGGCGGCGGGTGCTGGCGGTGGCCGAGCGCCCGATGCGGGAGGGCGAGGACCTTACCGATGACACCGTGCGGGACCTGGACTTCCTCGGCTTCATCGCGCTCGCCGACCCCGTCCGCACCAGTGCCGGCCCGGCCACCGAGCGGCTGCGCGAGGCCGGGGTGCAGACGGTGATGCTCACCGGCGACCACCCCGCCACCGCGGACGCCATCGCGGCCACCGTCATGGGCGTCCCGGAGCCCAAGGTGAGCACCGGTCCCGAGCTGGACGAGATGGACGACGAGCGGCTGGACGAGCTGCTGCCCACGGTGGACGTGATCGCCCGGTGCAGCCCGCACCACAAGGTCCGCATCGTCCAGGCCTACCAGCGCCTCGGCCGGGTGGTGGCCATGACCGGCGACGGCGCCAACGACGCCCCCGCGATCCGGCTCGCGGACGTCGGGATCGCCCTCGGCAGGCGGGGCACCCCCGCCGCGACCGCCGCGGCGGACCTCGTCGTCACCGACGACCGCCTGGAGACCATCGTCTCGGCCCTGATGGAGGGGCGCGCCATGTGGGCCTCGGTCCGGGCCGCCCTCGCCATCCTCATCGGCGGCAACTTCGGCGAGGTCACCTTCAGCGTGGCGGCCTCCGCCCTCACCGGCACCACGCCCCTGAGCGCGCGTCAGATCATGCTGGTCAACCTGCTGACCGACCTCGCGCCCGCGCTCGCCATCGCGGTGCGCGAGCCCACCGGGCACACCGGCGAACGGCTGCTCAAGGAGGGCCCCAGCCGCTCGCTGGGCGTGTCGCTCACCAAGGAGATGCTGCTGCGGGGCGTCATCACGGCCGCCGGGGCCGGACTGGCGTGGACCGGCGCCCGGGTCACCGGCCGGAGGCGCCGGGCCAGTACGGTGGCGCTCGCCGCCCTGGTCGGCACCCAGCTGGCGCAGACGCTGACGACGGGCGGCCTGGACCGGCACGTCCTGATCGCCGGCCTGGGCTCCGCCGCGGTGCTCGCCGCCATCGTCCAGACCCCGGGCGTCAGCCAGTTCTTCGACTGCACCCCGCTCGGCCCGTTCGCCTGGGCCATCACCCTGGGCTCCATCACCGTGGCCACCCTGTTCGGCCCCATCCTCGCGCCGATGCTGCGCCTCGACAGGATGCCGCCCGAGGAGGAGGCGGAGGAGGGGCGCACGGACGCCGCGGACGGGCCGGCGGCCGCCGCACCGCGGTGA
- the cseB gene encoding two-component system response regulator CseB, which yields MTTAFTPPGPGSPTEAHLLLVEDDEVIRNTVRMALERYGFTVSTAGDGLTGLEIFREEQPDLLLLDVMLPELDGIGLCRRVREFSLAPILMMSARGDSLDVVSGLEAGADDYVVKPCESAVLVARIRSLLRRASFTPVARAPRAGAPGSDGTADSDTLAFGDLTIDTRGMEVRRAGEPLALTPTELRLLLEFAGSPGVVLERRTLLSRVWDHAWQGDTRVVDLHVQRLRAKIGAERIETVRGFGYKLRR from the coding sequence ATGACCACCGCCTTCACCCCGCCCGGCCCGGGCTCCCCGACCGAGGCGCATCTGCTGCTCGTCGAGGACGACGAGGTGATCCGCAATACGGTGCGGATGGCCCTGGAGCGGTACGGCTTCACCGTGTCCACCGCGGGCGACGGCCTCACCGGGCTGGAGATCTTCCGGGAGGAACAGCCCGATCTGCTGCTGCTGGATGTGATGCTGCCCGAGCTGGACGGCATCGGACTGTGCCGCAGGGTCCGCGAGTTCAGCCTGGCGCCGATCCTGATGATGTCCGCGCGCGGTGACTCCCTGGACGTGGTCTCCGGTCTCGAGGCAGGCGCCGACGACTATGTGGTCAAGCCGTGCGAGAGCGCGGTCCTGGTGGCCCGTATCCGCTCGCTGCTGCGCCGCGCCTCCTTCACCCCCGTGGCCCGCGCCCCGCGCGCCGGGGCTCCGGGATCGGACGGCACGGCCGATTCCGACACCCTCGCCTTCGGCGATCTCACCATCGACACCCGCGGTATGGAGGTGCGCCGCGCGGGAGAGCCGCTGGCCCTGACCCCCACCGAACTGCGGCTGCTGCTGGAGTTCGCCGGCTCGCCGGGTGTGGTCCTGGAGCGCCGTACGCTGCTCAGCCGGGTCTGGGACCACGCGTGGCAGGGTGACACCCGCGTGGTCGACCTCCATGTGCAGCGGCTGCGGGCCAAGATAGGCGCCGAACGGATCGAGACGGTCCGCGGCTTCGGCTACAAGCTGCGGCGCTGA